Within Nocardia terpenica, the genomic segment GCCGAAGGTCGAGACTACCAGCTGGCTCGGTGCGGGACGAAATCGCCCCGGTCGAGCGTTTGCTGCCGACGATTCTCGCATGCCACGCCGAGTGGGCGGCCAGCGGCCCACGGTCGTTGTGGACGCCACCGGGGACGCGTAGAAAATAGCCATGTCTCCGACCGCGCAGGAAGTCGTCGAGGAGGATCCGGAATTACCGGCGGTGAGCCTGGCCCGCAAACTGCTCGCCGAGGCGATCGGCACCTTCGTGCTGGTGTTCGGCGGCGTCGGGACCATGGTGTTCGCCGGGCATCGGGTCGGCGATCTGGGTGTCGCGCTGGCCTTCGGATTCACCCTGCTGTTCCTGATGTACGCGATCGGGCCGATCTCCGGCTGCCACGTGAATCCGGCGGTCACGCTGGGACGGCTGCTGCTCGGCCGGATCGGCGTGATCGCGGCCGTCGACTATGTGGTGGCGCAGGTGCTCGGCGGTGTCGCCGCGGGCGGGGTAATCTACGCGATCGCCCGCGATCTGCCCTCCTACGACCGGGTGCACGACGGGCTGGGGGCCAACGGCTGGGGTGCGCACAGCCCGGCGCGGCTGGACATCGTCGGCCCGCTGGGCGGGCTGGCCGAGAACGGCTACGGGCTGACCGCCGCCGCCACGATCGAGATCCTGCTGACCGCGCTGCTGGTCTTCGTGGTGCTGGCCTCCACCGATCGGCTCGCCCACGTGCCGCTGGCCGGTGTCTCGGTCGGCATCACGCTGACGGTCATCCATCTGATCTCGCTCCCGATCGACGCCACCTCGGTCAATCCGGTCCGCAGCCTCGCCGTCGCCCCCTATCAGGACGGCGCGATGAGCCAACTCTGGGCGTTCCTGGTGTTCCCGCTGGTCGGCTCGGCGATCGGCGCGCTGGCCTACGCCCTGCTGTTCAGCCGCGCCCGCCCGCCGGTGCAGTGAGCCCGGCGCGCGGTCAGTGCCAGCCGTAGTCGGCGCAGAGGCGGTGGGCGACCCGGTCGAAGGTCTTGCGCGCCAGGATGGCTCCCTCGCGCCGGATCCCGGCCTCGGGCACGTCGAGGACCCGGTCCAGCCGCACCCAGCTGTCGCGGCCCTCGTGATCCCAAGGGCCGGAACCGATTCCGACCCAGTGCGGGTCGTGGGCGCGCGCGATGTTCGAGGAGAGCATCAGGCCCAGCAGGGTGTGGCGGTCGCGGCCGACGACCAGTACCGGGCGGTCCTTGCCATTGGTCGGATCCTCCTCGAAAGGCACCCAGGTCCAGACGATTTCGCCCGGATCGGCGCGCCCGTCCAGCTGCGGGCTGTACACGATCTGGCGGGCCCGCTCGCGGCTGGGCACCGGCACCGAGGCGGCCGGGCGCACCGCGATGGCCGGCTTGCGGCGGCCCAGCGCCCGCTCCCACATCGCCGACCGCTGCACCCGCTCCACCAGCTTCGGCGCCTGCTGCCTGACGATCCGGGGCCCCTGCTCCCTGGCGATGGTCCCCAGCTGCTTGCCCAGAGCGCTCCACGTACCGGCCATGATTCGGAGCATAACGGCGCGGGGGCGGGTTCTCACCCCGCCCGAATCCGCCTGCGGCACCAGCGAATTTGCGGTATCCGCCGATGTGGCCGCGCCGCGATCGGATCGAGACGGTGACCTGGATCACCGGTCGCATGGACCGCTGGCGGGATCGCTGCCCGGTTCATGGGACGATGGTGCGCAGTTCATCGATCACCAGAGGAGTGGAGTGCCCAGCTTCGCCGACACGACGTTCACCGATCCGTCACGGATCCGGAACTTCTGCATCATCGCGCATATCGACCACGGCAAATCGACCCTGGCCGATCGCATGCTGCAGCTCACCGGGGTGGTCGAGGAGCGGCAGATGCGCGCGCAATACCTCGACCGGATGGATATCGAGCGGGAACGCGGTATCACCATCAAGGCTCAGAACGTCCGCCTGCCGTGGCAGGTCGACGGGCAGGACTACGTGCTGCATCTCATCGACACCCCGGGCCACGTGGACTTCACCTACGAGGTGTCGCGTGCGCTGGAGGCGTGCGAGGGCGCGATCCTGCTGGTCGACGCCGCGCAGGGCATCGAGGCGCAGACCCTCGCGAATCTGTATCTGGCGCTGGACAAGGACCTGACCATCATCCCGGTCCTGAACAAGATCGACCTCCCGGCCGCCGACCCCGACCGCTACGCCGCCGAGCTCGCCCACATCGTGGGCTGCGAGCCGGAGGACGTGCTCCGCGTGTCCGGCAAGACCGGCGTCGGCGTGCCCGAGCTGCTGAACAAGGTGATCGAGGAGGTGCCGCCGCCGGTCGGCGAGGCCGACTCGCCCGCCCGCGCGCTCATCTTCGACTCGGTATACGACACCTACCGCGGCGTCGTCACCTACGTCCGCGTGGTCGACGGCAAGCTGACCCCGCGCCAGAAGATCAAGATGATGTCCACCGGCGCGACCCACGAGCTGCTGGAGATCGGCATCGTCTCGCCGGAGCCGAAACCCACGAAGGGCCTGGGCGTCGGCGAGGTGGGCTATCTCATCACCGGTGTGAAGGACGTGCGTCAGTCCAAGGTCGGTGACACCGTCACCACAGCGCGCGACGGGGCCACCCAGGCGCTGACCGGTTACCGCGAGCCGCGGCCCATGGTCTACTCGGGCCTATACCCGGTCGACGGCTCGGACTATCCGGATCTGCGCGACGCGCTGGAGAAGTTGCAGCTCAACGATGCCGCGCTCACCTACGTGCCGGAAACCTCCGTGGCGCTGGGCTTCGGCTTCCGGTGTGGCTTCCTGGGTCTGCTGCACATGGAGATCACCCGCGAGCGCCTGCAGCGCGAGTTCGGCCTCGACCTGATCTCCACCGCGCCCAACGTCATCTACCGCGTGGTCATGGAGGACGGCAGCGAGCACATCGTCACCAACCCGTCGTTCTGGCCGGAGGGCAAGGTGCGCGAGATCTACGAGCCGGTGACCAAGTGCACCATCATCGCGCCCAGCGAATTCATCGGCACCATCATGGAGCTGTGCCAGTCCCGCCGCGGCGACCTGCTGGGCATGGACTACCTGTCCGAGACCCGCGTCGAGATGCGGTACACGCTGCCGATGGCGGAGATCATCTTCGACTTCTTCGACTCGCTGAAGTCGCGCACCCGCGGCTACGCCTCGCTGGACTACGAGGAGGCCGGCGAGCAGCGGGCCGACCTGGTCAAGGTGGACATTCTGCTGCAGGGTGAGGCCGTCGACGCGTTCTCGGCCATCGTGCACCGCGACGCCGCGCAGGGGTACGGGCACAAGATGACCACCAAGCTGCGCGAACTCATTCCGCGCCAGCAGTTCGAGGTGCCGATTCAGGCCGCCATCGGCTCGAAGATCATTGCGCGCGAGAACATCCGGGCCATTCGCAAGGACGTGCTGGCCAAGTGCTACGGCGGTGACATCAGCCGCAAGCGCAAGCTGCTGGAGAAGCAGAAGGAAGGCAAGAAGCGGATGAAGACCATCGGCCGGGTCGATGTGCCGCAGGAGGCGTTCGTCGCCGCGCTGTCGACGGAGAGCTCGTCGGACAAGAAAAAGTAGGTATCAGGAGATTGTCAGGGCGGCCCACGGCGGGAGCTGTGGGCCGTTCTTCGCGCGTCGGGGCGGGCATTTCCGCACGTCGTTGGGCAGGCGACCGGTTGGTTATGACCGCCGATCTTGGGGCTTCCCTACGGATTCGTATACTGGCAGGCTGATGTGGCGCACCAGCGTGTCGGAAGTCGGCCGATAAGGGATGTGACAGGTCGGTTTTTCGGCATTTAAGGTGTTAAGTGTTCTGGATTCGGAAGACCCCGTTCGGTTCGGACGCCGAACACCTGAGAGCGGAGCTTGTATGACGCGTGACCTGCCCTTCGACGATGACGGCGACGGGGCTGCGGGCGATCACGCTGGGGATGCCGCCTATCGCGTGGCGACCGGGGTCGCGCGCGTTGCCAGGGCAGGCGCCTATGTCACCGGAGGCGCCCTGATCGCATCCAACGGCACTGCCGCCCCCACCAACGAGTCGCACGACAGCCACATCACCGGTTGGTCGACCAACGATCCGCAGCCGAACGCGCCGAGCCCGGTCGTCACCTACCCCGATCCCGACCCGGACTCCGTGCCGCCCACGCTGGGCAAGCCGTCCCCGGTCGGCCACGGCCTGCCCGGGCAGCACGGCGCGCATGTCCCGCCCGCGGGCAGCGGCTTCGGCCTGCCCGACCTGCACGGCGGGACCGGTGGCACTCAGGGTTTCACGCTGCCCAACACCGGCACCGACGCCGTTCCCGGCGGGGGTGCGCCCGGTGTCGGCGGACTGCCGTCGCTGCCGGAGTCGGCTCAGGGTGGTAGCACTCCGTTCGGCGGTCTCCCGGGCGCCGATCAGGGTTCCGGGGGTGGTTTCGGGCTACCGGAGCTACATCAGAACCAGGGCTCCGGGGGCGGTTTCGGGCTGCCCGAGTTGCATCCGGCGCACGGGTCCGCGGGCGGTTTCGGGCTGCCCGGTCTCGAGGATCAGTCCGCACATGCGTTCAGCGGCAACGGTTTTACCGGTAGCGGCCTCGGCCTGCCCGGCACCAACGGCCTGCACCTGCCCGGCATGAACGGGATGGGCCCGGGCGGCCTCGGGCTGCCCTCCGATGCGGGCACGCACGGCACCGTCTTCGACGGCGTCGGCGACGGCGGGCATCCGGGTCTGTTCGTCGGCACCGAGATGAAGGTGGATGCCCACATCGGCCTCGACGGCATCTGGGTCACCACCGAGACCAAGATCGATATCGCCGCCGGTGACGTCGGCCATCAGCTCGACAGCTACTCCAACTGGCTGGGCCGCGGCGTCGACCACATTCCGACCGGCGACCCGTCGGCGGGCGGGGTGCCCGGCCTGGTCAGCGGCCTGACCTCGAACGGCCCGATCGCGCAGGCGGCCCCGGCCGCCGCGCCGCACGCCGGCACCATCGCCGCCGCCGGTCCGCATGCGCACGGCCCGCACGCGCACGGCGTCGCCCCGGCGGGTGCGGCGGGCTCCGGTCCCACGCTGCCCGGCGGTTCGGCCGCGCCCGGCACCGGCCCGGCCGTCGCCGGAACACCCGGTCCCGCACCGGCTTTCGGTGGAGCTTCGGGCCCCGCACCGGCTTTCGGCGGAACTCCGGGCCCCGCACCGACCTTCGGCGGTGCCACGGCCCCCGCCTTCGGTGGGGCGCCGAGCGTTTCGCCGGCGATCGCCACCCAGCCCGCGCCGATCGCCGCCCCGGCTCCGGCGAATATGGCTGTGACGCAGCCCGTTTCGGCCGTCGCCGCGGCTCCGGCCGTCGCGGCGGTGGCGCCGGTCCCGGTGGCCGTGCAGCCGGTGGCCGCGACCCCGATCCAGACGGTGACCCATCCGGAAGCGACCGTGCATCCGGGCGTGAACGTGCTGACCGGGTGGACCCCGGCGGCCGTCGTGCCCGCGCTCGCGGACGGCTCCGCGCCGACCACGGGCCGCCATGCCGCCGACGGTCAGCACGGCACGCACTCGCCGACCTCCGCGTCGGCCATCGCGCAGCCGTCGACCGTGTCGCCGTCCACCGCCGCCCACGCCACCCCGACCCCGGGCAGCATCACCGCGCCGACCACCGTCGACGGCACCAGGCTGCCGACGACGGGTGCGCACACCACGGGGACCGTGCCGACCACGGGCGAGACCACCCGAACCCCCACCACGGGGACGCACGATTCCTCCGGCCAGGTGACCACGACCACCGCCCCGCACGGAACCGGTTCCGACACAACGGGATCGGACACGACCACCGGCCGCTCGGGCTCGGACACCACGACGGGGACCGGCCATTCCGGTTCCGACACAACCGGTTCCGATACGACGGGCACCGGCCAGACCGGTTCCGATACGTCCGGCGGCGCCCACAGCGGTTCCGACACGGCGAGCCCCGGTCACAGTGGTTCCGATACGAGCGGGGCCGGGCCGACCACCGCCACCGGCTCGGACACCGCGGGCACCGGGACCGGCTCGGGTACCGCGGGCACCGGGACGCACGGCTCCACCGCCACCGGTGCGACCGCGCCGACCGCGCCTGTGCCGACCCATGATTCGCCGGTGACCACGCCCCCGAGCGTCCCCACCCACAGCGCGACCGCGCCGTCGGCGGGCTCCCCGTCGAACGCGGGTGAGGTCGGCACCGCGCCGGGTCATCAGGTTCCGGTCGTGCCGCCGCACTCGGTGGTGCCGCCGACCACCGTGCCGCACGCCCCGATCCAGCCCGTCGCGTATGTGATGGACGACCACAACGGCGGCGCCTGGGCCGACGGCGATCACACCGGTCTGCTCGCGGCCGGCGGCACGCTGTCGAGCGGGCTGATGCCGGAGTCGACCGTCGCCGAATTCCACCACACGGTGCTGCATCCGGCCGCCGACTACCACATCACGCTGTGACCGGGTCTGCACTGGACACTGCCACGGCGAAGCATCCCGACGCGATGGCGCCGCTGCTCGCTCTCCTCGACGAGCTGGCGGGGCTGACGCGCGCCGCCGGTCGTGCGGATCTGACCGCGCGCCTGGGCATGTCGCGGGCCCGCGTCGCCGATCCGCGGGTGCGGCTGGTCGTGGTGGGCGAGCCCAAGAACGGGATGAGCACGCTGGTCAACGGGCTGGTCGGGGCGGTGGTGAGTGCCACCGACAGCCCGGTCAGCGTGCCGGTGATCGCCGAGTACGGTCACGAGTCGTCCGCGACGCTGGTCCGCGCGCTGCCCGGCGGCCGCACCGAGCGGCAGCCGGTGGACCCGCTGAATCCGGGGCCCGCGCTGTCCGCGGAGGGCGTGATCCGCGCCGAGTTCACCGAGCCCAGTGCGCTGCTGGCCGAGGGTTTCGTGGTGATGGACGCGCCCGGCGCACCCGCCGAGACGCCCACCACCTGGTCGCTGATCGCGGCCGCCGACGCGGTGCTGTATGTCGTGGAGGCTCGCGCGGAATACACGCCGGAGCAGATCGCGCTGCTGCAGCGCATTCAGCAGGTCTGCCCGACCGTCGTGTGCGTGCTCAACAAGATCGACCGGTATCCGCACTGGGCGCGGGTGCAGCAGCGCAACCGGGAACTGCTCGACAATGCGGGCCTCGGCTTCGCCGTCGCGCCCATCTCGGCGGAGCTGCATCGGCGCTCGGGTCGGGATCAGCGGCTGGACATGGAATCCGGTGTGCCGCAACTGGTCGACCACCTGCGCGACTACGTGCTCGGCCGCGCCGACTCGGTCGCGCGCGACGCCGCGGTGCGCGATATCTGTTCCATCACCGACCATCTCGCGCTCGCGCTCCGGTCGGAGGCCGAAACCCTGCGCGATCCAAGGCGTTTCAACGAGATCACCGAGCGGCTGCGGATGGCCCGCGCGGAGGC encodes:
- a CDS encoding aquaporin; translation: MSPTAQEVVEEDPELPAVSLARKLLAEAIGTFVLVFGGVGTMVFAGHRVGDLGVALAFGFTLLFLMYAIGPISGCHVNPAVTLGRLLLGRIGVIAAVDYVVAQVLGGVAAGGVIYAIARDLPSYDRVHDGLGANGWGAHSPARLDIVGPLGGLAENGYGLTAAATIEILLTALLVFVVLASTDRLAHVPLAGVSVGITLTVIHLISLPIDATSVNPVRSLAVAPYQDGAMSQLWAFLVFPLVGSAIGALAYALLFSRARPPVQ
- a CDS encoding type II toxin-antitoxin system PemK/MazF family toxin yields the protein MAGTWSALGKQLGTIAREQGPRIVRQQAPKLVERVQRSAMWERALGRRKPAIAVRPAASVPVPSRERARQIVYSPQLDGRADPGEIVWTWVPFEEDPTNGKDRPVLVVGRDRHTLLGLMLSSNIARAHDPHWVGIGSGPWDHEGRDSWVRLDRVLDVPEAGIRREGAILARKTFDRVAHRLCADYGWH
- the lepA gene encoding translation elongation factor 4, producing the protein MPSFADTTFTDPSRIRNFCIIAHIDHGKSTLADRMLQLTGVVEERQMRAQYLDRMDIERERGITIKAQNVRLPWQVDGQDYVLHLIDTPGHVDFTYEVSRALEACEGAILLVDAAQGIEAQTLANLYLALDKDLTIIPVLNKIDLPAADPDRYAAELAHIVGCEPEDVLRVSGKTGVGVPELLNKVIEEVPPPVGEADSPARALIFDSVYDTYRGVVTYVRVVDGKLTPRQKIKMMSTGATHELLEIGIVSPEPKPTKGLGVGEVGYLITGVKDVRQSKVGDTVTTARDGATQALTGYREPRPMVYSGLYPVDGSDYPDLRDALEKLQLNDAALTYVPETSVALGFGFRCGFLGLLHMEITRERLQREFGLDLISTAPNVIYRVVMEDGSEHIVTNPSFWPEGKVREIYEPVTKCTIIAPSEFIGTIMELCQSRRGDLLGMDYLSETRVEMRYTLPMAEIIFDFFDSLKSRTRGYASLDYEEAGEQRADLVKVDILLQGEAVDAFSAIVHRDAAQGYGHKMTTKLRELIPRQQFEVPIQAAIGSKIIARENIRAIRKDVLAKCYGGDISRKRKLLEKQKEGKKRMKTIGRVDVPQEAFVAALSTESSSDKKK
- a CDS encoding GTPase, which codes for MAPLLALLDELAGLTRAAGRADLTARLGMSRARVADPRVRLVVVGEPKNGMSTLVNGLVGAVVSATDSPVSVPVIAEYGHESSATLVRALPGGRTERQPVDPLNPGPALSAEGVIRAEFTEPSALLAEGFVVMDAPGAPAETPTTWSLIAAADAVLYVVEARAEYTPEQIALLQRIQQVCPTVVCVLNKIDRYPHWARVQQRNRELLDNAGLGFAVAPISAELHRRSGRDQRLDMESGVPQLVDHLRDYVLGRADSVARDAAVRDICSITDHLALALRSEAETLRDPRRFNEITERLRMARAEADDLRQRSSNWQVALADGCSELMADIEHDLRHRLRSLIRDTETEIIQKDPAPGWKEFGADLDARICEAVEENFVIAHYRSAELAEQVAAKFPGGPGQKHAGMTNGQHAGMTNGQHAGMTNGSVVDLPDMRLENPGEVLEPVASLEPLSSAKIGVVQPVLNVMRGSYGGLLMVGVLLTALLNMPPVNWYSGAAAVLFGVNAVWEDRRMRRERRQAEAKVAVSRLMDDVIFQVSKESRFRLRAVQRTLRDHFTDLATQTLRSVDESLRAAEEAAAMHSPEGRNRRLTDIENALVGLREVREKADTL